The Syngnathus scovelli strain Florida chromosome 11, RoL_Ssco_1.2, whole genome shotgun sequence region TTAACTATGCAGATTTGGATTTTAATGAATAAATAGTGAGTTGATTATTGACTTGAGGTGGCCACGCCCCTTTCTGGCAGCGAATGTAAAATTTCGTCAGGTCGTAGCTCCCAAACCCCTGCTCCGATTGacctcaaatttgaaattcggtGTTCATTGACGATCAACAACAGCAATTATGATAATCAAACTGCGCTTTGTTAAAATTttcattgggggggggggggactgagtTGGCATGGAAAAACTCAGTACCATGAATAACCTGTTTACTTCCTAATTACGAAACAAACGTTAACTGACAATGACATAACTGTTGAATTGCTAATAGAAACGAACAGTCATTCTTAATTAAATTTTAATATTATCACTTAATGTGATGGTTTTTGTGTCTTCCCTTCCAAGTAAAACTCGTGACTGCCTCCGGACAACATGTCGCTAACAAGCTAGCATAACTGCTCAAAACAAGCAACTTACCTCAACCCGAAGCCGTTTTTTCTTGGCCTGGGGACATAACAGGGATTTTTCTCCGTGAAATGCTGTCCGGCCAACACGGCAGACAACAGAACGGAAAATAAAGTAAGGAAAGAAGTGTTCGCCATTTGGACAAGCCGCTTTCCCGGGAAGTTCTCTATTTGTTCGTGTCAACAATCACATGACACTGATGCTGAGTCATTGTACGTCAGATGGACTTCACGTTTCCTacagcgccctctagtggcttgACCAGTTACTTGCTGGGTAAGCGGAAGATCGTTCCAAGTTGAGGCGTAATTTATTCattaataatttttttatgacaaaatgGTTGATACTTTATATTTCAGAACTAAAAAACGTGCAGTGAGAATTCATTTGTCCCAATGTTATACTTGAGGATTTCATTGATTGCTCTAGAGTAAAAAATTTTTAACAGTGGTGATTGGTGAATAGAGCTCAGACAACATAGCCATGTATTTACTTTTATTCGGTGAAGTCAAATGTAATCAAATAGAGTGCAGACTCACAGTTTAGTAAAACACATTAACCCACAGTGAATGGGCACTTGCTTCGACAGTTTCAGGTTTGTGGCGGTAGAGTGCTCCAGCGTGCCGTTGTGTCTCCTATACCAGCCTTCTCCGTTTGCAGTCTTGCTCCATCTGCTCCTCTAACATATTGGAGGCAGCACCCAAAGGAGACACTTGGTTCAGCATAGAGTCATCAGAAGCCTGACCGAAGAGTGCCATTAACAAAGCCACGCCGAATCCTGTGGCTCGCTCCCCCtgccaaggcaagtacaaggctcaCACTAGCTGCTTTCAACAACAGGCAGTGTCCTGATTGTCTAATCAGAGCACTGACACACTACTGAAATATTTTGGTACTCACAGCATGAACGGGAGAGGCGATGTCAACATGGACCCACACACCGGGCCAATCAAAGCCCAAGTGCGACGCGATGAAGAGGCCAGCGCATGAGCTCTGAGCGTTCTCACGGTcctgaacaaaaaataaaaaacataagcATTACCAATTTGAAGTATTTCAGTCCATGCCACAAATTGAATGCCACTCAGGGGGGTAGTTGCGGTCTGAGTCAGTTACTCACAGCCACTGAATTTTTCATGTCAGCAAGAGCAGAAGCAAATTCGGTGAAGTGCAGCTCTGGGCAATAAACCAGAGGGTGGGCAAGGTCGCCACTGCTGCGCCCGGCACGTACGCACGCCGTCTCCCACTGTTCACTGTTGGTCATCACGGCTGCGTGGTGCTTCCCTGTAGAAATCCCCTacacaaccaaaacaaaacaaaagctttgCTATCTCAAGGTcaatctttatttaaaaaaaaaaaaaagttttcatccATACCTGTGCACCCGTCAGCGTGGCCATATCCAGGATGATGTCAGCGGACAGATCTTTGCTGGCATACACCACGCCATCGGCCAGCACTAACCTTCCTTCTGCATCAGTGTTGTTGATCTCCACAGTCCTTTAGAACAACAGCTTAGCTTGTGTTCCGCTTCAGCAAACTGTACTGACTTTCAAACGGTTCTTGCATTACAAGAGCTTGGGAAACCCACTCACTTTCCAGAGTAGAGTGTGTGGATATCATCAGGCCGTGTGGCCGTAGGTCCGACGGAGTTTTCTGCCAGGCAAAACACGGCGTGCAGGTTATCCTTGAAGCCCTGGGACAAAGATAAGAGCGAGAATTTCTCGCCGAGGTCCCACAGCCTCTCAAGCGAGACAGACTGATGAGACGGTTATTGCTGAGAGCTCACCTGTTTGATGGTAGCTTGAAAAGCTCCCAAAATTGCAGCAGCGCCACCGCAGTCTCGCTTCATGCCTGGCATTGTGGTCTAGACCGAATCAAGACAAAAGAATATGTTCAGCAAACTCTTTAGTCAGAACTTCAAAAAACTTTGCTTGCCTTAATATTTTGGGATTTGCCTTTCTAAATGCATGCAAAGAGAAGACCATGTTTacctacaagaaaaaaaaaacacctacctttcccttaatgctgagtcctCCTGTGTCATACACAATACCTTTGCCCACCCAAGCAATGGTCTGAGTGGCACCATCTGGTGTGTGGCTCAAGACTGCCAATGCAGGAGGATTCTCAGCTGCTTT contains the following coding sequences:
- the npepl1 gene encoding probable aminopeptidase NPEPL1, whose product is MANVVLEFKVSAGDSDPQSRPILIIGQHANLQQVDWGQIKGKLQPVVSKEIWQAALNTLSPKPTDSCPLYLNYAAVAAIPSRVSRHNSPSSAHFISRLVRTCLPGGNNRCIVMVCERSEVFASACAISRSFPIFSRRSASSRRVEKKHVAVEFVIVGQDNTQMDEAELECLSNTADGVRLAARIVDTPCNEMNTDHFLEEIKAVGSKLGITPVIIRGEELKEKGFGGIYGVGKAAENPPALAVLSHTPDGATQTIAWVGKGIVYDTGGLSIKGKTTMPGMKRDCGGAAAILGAFQATIKQGFKDNLHAVFCLAENSVGPTATRPDDIHTLYSGKTVEINNTDAEGRLVLADGVVYASKDLSADIILDMATLTGAQGISTGKHHAAVMTNSEQWETACVRAGRSSGDLAHPLVYCPELHFTEFASALADMKNSVADRENAQSSCAGLFIASHLGFDWPGVWVHVDIASPVHAGERATGFGVALLMALFGQASDDSMLNQVSPLGAASNMLEEQMEQDCKRRRLV